Proteins co-encoded in one Nicotiana sylvestris chromosome 7, ASM39365v2, whole genome shotgun sequence genomic window:
- the LOC138873903 gene encoding uncharacterized protein: protein MAPNEALYGRRCRSPVGCFEPGKDRLLGTNLVQDALDKVKVIQEQLRTAQSKHKSYADRKVHDVSYMVGEKVLLKVSPMKGVMRFGKKGKLSPLFITPFELLRRIGKVAYELALPPSLLGVHPLDGDLTYYVEPVTILEQQVRELRSKDIASVKVQWKGQPVEETTWESEREK, encoded by the exons atggcgccgaatgaggctttatatgggagacggtgtagatctccagtaggttgTTTTGAGCCAGGCAAGGataggcttttgggtacaaacttagtacaggatgctttggacaaggtgaaagtgattcaggagcagcttcgtacagcacagtcaaAACacaagagttatgctgatagaaaggttcatgatgtgtcttatatggttggggagaaggttctactgaaggtttcacccatgaagggtgttatgagatttgggaagaagggaaagttgagccctctATTCATTACGCCTTTTGAgctgcttcgaaggattgggaaggtggcttatgagcttgctttgccacctagcttgttgggtgtgcatcca ttagatggtgatttgacttattatGTTGAGCCAGTGACTATTTTGGAGCAGCAGGTTCGagagttgagatcaaaggatatagcttcagtgaaagtgcagtggaaaggtcagcccgtggaggagacTACCTGGGAGAGCGAGCGGGAGAAGTAG